In Pseudothermotoga hypogea DSM 11164 = NBRC 106472, the following are encoded in one genomic region:
- a CDS encoding oligopeptide/dipeptide ABC transporter ATP-binding protein yields the protein MSLLSVKNLKKYYSAGLIKKHYSVKALDGVSFDIEPGELFGVIGESGCGKTTLGLVLSRLERETSGEITFKGLKLSGTLKLDSDTRRQIQIIFQNPYESFDPRLRIEQSLLLPMRINRICDNDAERREKILGYMKDAGFEPPDAFLNRYPHELSGGQLQRISIIRAMLLKPTFLVADECVSMLDLSVRASVVNLLLDLVEREKTTVLFITHDLSLAGHVCDRIMVLYLGKTVELSTAKRIVESPLHPYTRILMSYSPSIFKKREKISVKKLDVETAIGSGCVFAPRCPYSFEKCVEQMPPLIEIEPSHSVACWLYLKT from the coding sequence ATGAGTCTGCTCAGCGTCAAAAATCTGAAGAAGTATTACTCAGCCGGTCTGATCAAAAAGCATTATTCAGTCAAGGCACTCGACGGGGTTTCTTTTGATATAGAACCAGGTGAACTCTTCGGTGTGATAGGAGAGAGTGGCTGCGGGAAGACGACTCTGGGGCTCGTGCTGAGCAGGTTGGAGCGTGAGACGTCTGGAGAGATAACGTTCAAGGGCCTGAAATTGAGCGGCACGTTGAAGCTCGATTCGGACACCAGAAGACAGATTCAGATCATCTTTCAGAACCCTTACGAATCTTTCGATCCGAGACTTCGTATCGAGCAATCGCTGTTGTTACCGATGAGAATAAACCGCATCTGCGACAACGATGCGGAGAGGAGAGAGAAAATACTGGGATACATGAAAGATGCTGGTTTTGAGCCACCTGATGCGTTTCTGAACCGTTATCCCCACGAACTGTCCGGAGGTCAGCTGCAGAGGATATCCATAATACGTGCGATGTTGCTGAAGCCGACTTTCTTGGTGGCCGATGAATGTGTGTCGATGCTCGATCTATCGGTCAGAGCGAGCGTTGTGAATCTGTTGCTCGATCTGGTCGAGAGGGAAAAAACCACGGTCTTGTTCATCACGCACGATCTGTCACTCGCAGGACACGTGTGCGACCGCATCATGGTATTGTACCTTGGGAAAACTGTGGAACTATCGACGGCGAAGCGCATCGTGGAATCTCCTCTGCATCCTTATACACGCATCTTGATGAGCTATTCTCCCTCGATATTCAAGAAGCGCGAGAAAATCAGTGTTAAGAAGTTGGACGTTGAGACGGCGATTGGCTCAGGTTGTGTTTTTGCACCAAGATGTCCGTACAGTTTTGAAAAGTGCGTGGAGCAGATGCCACCTTTGATCGAGATCGAACCGAGCCATTCAGTGGCGTGCTGGCTCTATCTGAAAACATAG
- a CDS encoding ABC transporter ATP-binding protein: protein MKNVVLNVQDLTVHYKISKKVIHAVENVSFKVEDGEFVGIVGESGSGKSTLAHTIIRLLPINAIVVDGRIELLGYDVLSLGEEDMRKIRWKEFSMVFQKSLNALSPVHKVGNQLADAMKAHNPNLTEEEIIDRLKQLLRMVNLPERVLKAYPHQLSGGMMQRIMIALALLNHPKFIIFDEATTALDVVTQGQIIEEIKSLVKSLSLTGLVISHDLGVVSELCDEIVVMYAGRLVEHGTTEQILQQPLHPYTQGLVRSLPDFARERRLFGIPGNLPDLSESIHRCVFAPRCPIANEECFTTVPSTEEVDGRRVACLKVGARV, encoded by the coding sequence GTGAAAAACGTTGTGCTGAATGTGCAAGATCTGACTGTGCACTACAAAATCAGTAAGAAAGTGATACATGCAGTCGAAAACGTGAGCTTCAAAGTCGAAGATGGGGAGTTCGTGGGCATCGTGGGAGAATCCGGTTCGGGAAAGAGCACACTGGCTCATACCATCATCCGTTTGCTTCCCATCAATGCGATTGTCGTCGATGGAAGAATAGAACTTCTCGGATACGACGTTCTCTCCTTGGGCGAAGAAGACATGAGAAAGATACGTTGGAAGGAGTTCTCGATGGTTTTTCAGAAATCTCTGAACGCCTTGAGCCCAGTGCACAAGGTCGGAAATCAATTGGCCGATGCGATGAAGGCCCACAATCCCAATCTCACCGAGGAAGAGATCATCGACAGGTTGAAACAACTCCTTCGGATGGTGAATCTTCCAGAACGAGTTCTCAAGGCGTATCCACATCAACTGTCTGGGGGAATGATGCAGAGGATAATGATAGCCCTGGCCCTTCTGAACCATCCAAAATTCATCATCTTCGACGAAGCCACCACTGCGCTCGACGTTGTGACGCAAGGACAGATCATCGAGGAGATCAAATCTCTGGTGAAGAGCCTTTCCTTAACAGGCTTGGTGATCTCGCACGATCTTGGTGTTGTGTCTGAGCTCTGCGATGAGATCGTTGTCATGTACGCCGGCAGGTTGGTCGAACACGGAACAACCGAGCAGATCCTCCAACAGCCACTCCATCCGTACACGCAGGGGCTGGTGAGATCTCTGCCAGATTTTGCTCGTGAAAGAAGACTGTTCGGCATACCAGGCAACCTTCCCGATCTGTCGGAATCAATTCATCGGTGCGTTTTTGCACCGAGATGTCCCATAGCAAACGAAGAATGTTTCACGACTGTTCCGAGTACGGAGGAAGTCGATGGTCGAAGAGTCGCCTGCTTGAAAGTGGGGGCTCGCGTATGA
- a CDS encoding ABC transporter permease: MRFRTDFAKRYLSSRYGLAGLIMFLLMLIMALFAPVIAPYKPTDISHDMLSPPSKVHPFGTDHLGRDVFSRVVYGARVSLTVGFVAAGLSALIGIVIGALSGYIGGVFDEVISKIIDSFLMFPVFFLILIIVAVFGRNLVYIMLVIGLTTWPSNARIMRAQTMSIKEKAFVKIARANGESPMRIIFTHIIPNGMYPVVANSAMQIGGAILTEAALSFLGLGDPSVVSWGKMINDARSYMSFAWWSIVFPGIFTVITVVTFSFIGDGLQQALYPKLSEVRNE, translated from the coding sequence GTTGATCATGGCGCTCTTCGCACCCGTGATAGCACCCTACAAACCGACCGACATATCCCACGACATGCTCAGTCCACCGAGCAAGGTACATCCGTTCGGAACGGACCACCTCGGTCGAGACGTTTTCTCGCGCGTTGTCTATGGTGCGAGGGTATCACTGACGGTGGGGTTTGTGGCCGCAGGTCTCTCAGCACTCATAGGCATCGTCATTGGGGCGCTGTCTGGGTACATCGGAGGAGTTTTCGACGAAGTGATAAGCAAGATCATCGATTCTTTCCTGATGTTCCCCGTATTCTTCCTGATCCTAATCATAGTGGCCGTTTTTGGTCGGAACTTAGTCTACATAATGCTCGTGATAGGTTTGACTACCTGGCCGTCGAATGCGAGGATAATGAGAGCCCAAACGATGAGCATAAAGGAGAAAGCCTTCGTCAAGATCGCGAGGGCCAACGGTGAGAGCCCAATGAGGATCATATTCACACACATCATTCCCAACGGCATGTACCCCGTCGTGGCCAACAGTGCGATGCAGATAGGCGGAGCGATACTCACCGAGGCCGCGCTGAGCTTCCTCGGTTTGGGTGATCCGAGTGTCGTGAGCTGGGGTAAGATGATAAACGACGCACGAAGCTACATGTCGTTCGCGTGGTGGAGCATCGTGTTCCCGGGGATCTTCACGGTGATAACCGTCGTCACCTTCTCTTTCATCGGCGATGGTTTACAGCAAGCGCTGTACCCCAAGCTCAGCGAGGTGAGAAACGAGTGA